A DNA window from Helianthus annuus cultivar XRQ/B chromosome 15, HanXRQr2.0-SUNRISE, whole genome shotgun sequence contains the following coding sequences:
- the LOC110911540 gene encoding uncharacterized protein LOC110911540: MDNNNLNSLYTTLSAEDLAWADSCLIEDPDISETNMDSLKEALLQILDQHSETHSTSANEHGNNSNDKIDPENSHLVLEEEVTSHAAGKSVDQDVEQESYDAVSILKKQPFLPNFHDEMMNMRYSDDDEGFLVSEFVTEPLPDEDIFKVWDLDIPVEEDELVKELTEALSSDADKAKGLKTESVDRLVESIADLSIK, translated from the coding sequence ATGGATAATAACAACCTAAATTCTCTTTATACCACACTCTCTGCTGAAGATTTAGCCTGGGCCGATTCCTGTTTAATCGAAGATCCCGACATCTCCGAAACTAATATGGATTCTCTAAAAGAAGCTTTACTCCAAATTCTCGATCAACATTCTGAAACCCATAGCACTTCTGCAAACGAACATGGTAATAACTCAAATGACAAAATTGACCCTGAGAATTCACATTTAGTCTTAGAGGAAGAAGTAACTTCACATGCTGCCGGAAAAAGTGTTGACCAAGATGTAGAACAAGAAAGCTATGATGCTGTATCCATCTTAAAGAAACAACCGTTTCTTCCAAATTTTCATGACGAGATGATGAACATGCGATATTCTGATGATGATGAGGGTTTTTTGGTGTCTGAATTTGTGACGGAACCGCTTCCTGATGAGGATATATTCAAGGTGTGGGATTTAGATATCCCGGTTGAAGAAGATGAACTTGTTAAAGAACTGACGGAGGCACTTTCTTCGGATGCAGATAAAGCGAAAGGTTTGAAAACGGAGTCGGTTGATAGGCTGGTTGAAAGCATTGCAGATCTTTCTATTAAGTAG